The sequence CGCTTGGAACTGATGAGGAATGGGTATTTCAAGACCATTTCGCGAGTACTTTTTCATGGGGGTTTTTCGCAGCTAGACACACTTGTGGTGATGCATTCGCGACTCAAGAATCCAGTGTCGAGGTTGAGTGCTCCGCTTGTGTTGCAAGAGTTTCATGGTCTCCTGCGAGAATCGCTTGGGATCAAGGTTGCAGATACTGCTAATCGGAAGCTAGAGGACGATCGGGATGAGCGCTTTGGCGAGGAGAATGATGAATCCGTGGAGGATCAGATTCGTGACTGCCTAGAAAGATACTTAATTGAAGGAAAAGGAAAGCCACTGACAAAAAAGTATTTTAAAGGTTTAGAAGTCAAATCACGAGTAGAGGAGGCAATTTCGAAGATTGAAATGGCTTTGTACGCCAAGGATCTTGTAATCGCGATGCAAGGACTTTTGCATTTGATTCAGTACCAGATCAACTATAGCTACCGCGAGAATATTCTCAAGTCTTGTACCAATTTGATCAACATTGCACGAAAACAAGGGAATATTGATTTCATGGAATCAGTTTTGGTGGCAGCTCAAATCTTGGATTCTGAAGACGCTGCATTTTTGACAACGAAGGCTGAAATTTTAAAGTCGCAGGGGAAGCTCAATGAGGCCCTCAACGCTTATGACGGAGTGATTCAGCGATTCCCAGACAATGTAATTGCAAGAAGTGGTCGTGCCGAAGTACTAAAGTCGCTGGGCAAGCTCGAAGAAGCACTTGCAGCTTACAACGATGTGATCAATCAATTCCCTGAAAATTTGGTGGCAGGGAATGGACGCGCAGATATCCTTAAGTCACAGGGAAAGCTCTGCGAAGCACTTGCGGCCTATGACATGGTGATCCTGAAATTTCCAGAGGATGTCGTGGCATTAAGTGGTCGTGCCGAAATTATCAAGTCTCTTGGAAAGCTCGACGAGGCACTTGCCATCTACGAAGGTTTAATCCGCAAGTTTCCTCAAGATGTTTACGCTATGACCGGTTTGGCCGAAGTATTGAAATCGCAGGGCAAGCTCGACGAGGCACTCACCGCTTACAACAAAGTTATCAAGCAATTCCCAGAAAATGCGGTGGCAAAGAGTGGCCGAGCCGAACTTCTAAAATCGCAGGGCAAACTCGAGGAAGCTCTATTCGCCTACGACAGTGTGATCCTGCAATTTCCAGAAAATGCGGTTGCAAAGGCGGGGCGCGCAGAAATCCTAAAATCCCAAGGAAAGCTCGACGAAGCACTTTCCACCTACGAAGGGTTAATACGCAAGTTTCCTCAAGATCTTTATGCTTTGACGGGGCAAGCCGAAATATTGAAATCGCAAGGAAAGCTCGAAGAAGCGCTGGCCGCGTACGACGCAGTGATCCAGCAATTCCCAGAAAATGTGGTGCCAAGGACTGGCCGCGCCGAACTCCTTAAATCGCAAGGAAAATTCGAAGAAGCGCTGGCCGCGTACGACGCAGTGATCCAGCAATTCCCAGAAAATGTGGTGGCGATGAGTGGTCGAGCCGAAATCATCAAATCGCAAGGAAAGCTCGAAGAGGCTCTCGCTGCTTACGAGGGAGTTATCCGCCAATTCCCAGAAAATGTGGTAGCAAGGACTGGTCGAGACTCGATTTTGCTATTACAAGGTAAGATTTCAGCGACCACGATATTTGCAAAGTTGCCCGCCAAACCACAAGGACGACAGGAATGGGTATCTTATCACTTGGGTTGTATGGCTCTGATTCGTGAGGGTGAATTGGATTCTGCGATTGATAGATTAGCGTTTGCTCTGGAGGCAAATCCTTTCAAATTGGATCATCCTTACTTCATTTCTGCGATGGCTACGGCACTCATCTGCGATCATAGGTTTGTAGAGGGGCTATCATGGCTTGATAAGCAACCTGATTTTGGCCAATCTGACATCGCCCAAGCCAGAAATCGAATTTTGAGAGCCCATGCAATGTTTGCCCAGGAGAAGCGACAAGAAGGGATTATACTGCTCAGTCAGATCTCGACAATGGTGCTGTTATCGTGAGTCAGGCTAAAACTGCGCTTACGAGACGATTTGTCGATGAACCCGATGTTCAACTGATCCCGCAATTGGATTCGGAAATATGGGAGGCTGAATTCAGGCTGCAAATGGTTGCTTAACCCTAGCGCAGCACCACTCGCATCCCTGTTTTAGTACTGCCCTGTCCAAGTTCGCAACAAGCCACAAGGTCGACGCATTCCGCCCACCCGCCAAATCAACCCATTCGCCCAAAATCTGTCCCTCCTACCCTGCTTTCTTTTTCTTTTGCATCCATGTAACCCTACACGGACATTCACCGTAAGGGTCAACAAGAATTCAAAATCAAGATGAAAGAGACATAGGTTCCTCACGAAAAGCGCCCAAGCAGACTTACCGTCATTACCCGTCGTGACCTGACGCCGGGATATCAAGCCGTTCAATCTGGACATGCTGTTGTCGAATTTTTGATGCGCTATCCGCAAGTGGCTGCGCGTTGGCATCTGCATTCCAACCATCTGATTTTCTTGTCCGTAGCCGATTTGCCCGCTTTGCAGGAGTTGCTTGCCTGCTTGCAATTGGCCGGATTGTCGTGTGCTGCTTTTTACGAACCTGACATCGGCGAAACGCTCACCGCCTTTGCTGTGGAACCTTCACCGCTTGTGCGCAAGTTTTGTGGCCGGTTGCCCTTGTGCCTCAAGGAGTGCAATTCCGAAGCGCTCCTTTCACCCAAACCCATTCTAAATCAATAAAAAACATGAATAAATACCACCATTTGCAGCAAGAACTGCAAACCAACGGCCAAGGCAAGATGAAATGCTATGGCCAATCGATGTTGCCGATCCTGAAAAGCGGCTCCTTGCTCACCTTCCAACGACAAGACAGCTATGCCATCGGCGACATTGTGTTTTGCAAGGTCAAGGGGCGCTTCATTGATGCGCACAAGATCATCAAGCAGCATCCGCAGCGCGGCTTCCTGATCGCGAACAACCATGGCCATGAAAATGGCTGGACCAAGGTCGTCTTCGGCCGCGCCATCCGCGCTGAATATCAAAACGAAACGAAAGAATTATGACACCGACATAGGTTCGAATCCGAGATCCGCCGCTGCGACTTTTTATCAAACCAGCGCAGTCCGAAAGGATAGCATTCACTTTTATTGAACACAATTTTTACCTCAAAAACATTAAAAAAATGAAAACGAAAATACATCCAACGACCTATCGCACATGCGATGCAACTACGATTACCGACCGACTGATGCAAGCCATCGCGCAGGTGCAGGACCATGCCCAAACGCGTGGCTACCGGCAAACGGGCGACATTCCCACTGTGCAGGCACTCCACGCCGGCGTACAAGCCGCGACGCAAACGCTTCGGAAGCGCCTGCTCAAGCGCGCCGAAGCGGTTGCAGAAGAAAACCAACTTGCGCAGTTCCAATCGATTCCTGCACCTCGTATGCATGCGCTTGCTCGCCTATGGGCCTGAAGCACAGGTCGCGCGCGTGGACGTATCCGAGCAGGAAGCGGCGATCCGCGCAGCGCGCCAAGCTTGGTTGAAAGCCCGAAGCGAGGCCGAAGCCAAGCGTTTGGCTTATGTCGCGGAAAAAGGTGATTTTTACAGGCGCATCGTTTGATGCGCAGCCGCTTGGGCGATCCAGGCGGCATTTGCGGGCATAGTTCAAATGGTCAGAACGGCCGACTCTAAATCGGCTAGTGCGGGTTCGATGCCCGCTGCCCGTACAAAAGTCGGCTCCGCCTACTGTTGCAGTGTGAGGGCGGAGTTTGAGTGAGGAGAAAAAAGCGAATTCGTATCTTCGAATCCATTTTACCTAGAGGGAGAAGCTCAGTGGAAGAGCGTTCGGCTAGCTAAGCCGAATGTCGCGGGTTCGAATCCCGCCTCCCTCTCCAATCGTTTGTGTAGCTCAGCGGAGGAGCATCTGGTTCATACCCAGAAGGACGCTGGTTCAATTCCAGCCATGAACGACGGGGGGTAGCTCAGTTGGAAGAGTCCTTTCTCTGCAAGAAAGTGGTCGCCGGTTCGAATCCGGCCCCCCCAGCTACGGAGTGTGAGAGGGAGTGTGAGAGCGAGAGACATTGTATTTGTGCGGTTGGTAGAAATTTTGCGTTTGGTTTTACTGCATTTTGATTGGGTTTATTTTGGCGAATTCTAGGGAGCATATCGAAGCGCTGCTGCAGGTTCACAAGGACCTGCTGGAGGAGATTTTGCAGGGGCTTGCCGACTTTCCCGAATTGGCGGAGGAGGAAACGCGGCTCAAAAGCTTGATTGCCAAGATCAACCGCAAGGCGCGGAAACAAAATCGTGCGGTTACTCAGGAAAACATTCGGAGTGAGGATGCCGCAAAAATTGCTGCTTCCGTCCTCTTTCAACGTAACGACGAACGGCAAGTCGGTTTGCCATTGTTGAATGCATCCTCCGAGCATGCAAGCGAATTGACCCAATCCAAAAACTGCTATTGCTGCAAGTCGCCGTTCAAGCAACTGCACCATTTTTACCATCAGCTTTGCCCCGATTGTGCAGCGGAGAACTTCGCCAAACGGAGCGTCAAGGCCGACCTGCGGGGCAGAATCGCCCTCGTGACCGGCGGCAGGATCAAAATCGGATCCGAAATCAGCTTGAAATTGCTGCGTTGGGGTGCAAAGGTGATCATTACGACGCGTTTTCCTGCGAATGCCCTCGCTGCGTTTCAGGCCCAAGAAGATGCATCCGAATGGTTGGACCGCTTGGAGATTGTAGGCTTGGACTTGCGGAATTTGCAGGATGTCGAGCAGTTGATCATACGCTTGCACCGCGACCTCCCCTATTTGGATGTGCTCATTCACAATGCAGCCCAAACCGTCAAGCGCCCCATCGAATTTTACGCGCCGTTGTTGGCCAAGGAAACGAACAGCCAACTCCTCGAAGACAAGGCTTCGCTCCTGCCCGGATTGCCCTCGCCTCATTTTCCGGCCGGGAAGACCGATCTCTATGGGCAGCAAGTGGATTTGCGTCCGGTGAATTCATGGTTGCAACCCTTGGACGAAGTGACTTTGCTGGAAATGTTGGAGGTGCAATTGGTGAATGTCACGGCACCTTTTCGACTGAATAGTGCCTTGAAACCACTGATGGAGCGCTCCCCGTTTGACCGGCGTTTCATCGTGAATGTCTCGGCGATGGAGGGTGTATTCAACCGCAACTACAAGAGCCCCAACCATCCGCATACCAATATGGCCAAGGCCGCACTCAACATGATGACGCGCACGGCAGCCGAAGGTTATGCGCAGGCGGGCATCTACATGACGAGCGTGGACACGGGATGGATCACCGATGAAAATCCGGCGCCGAAGCGGGAAAACTTGCGGAACCAAGGTTTTGTGCCGCCTTTGGACGTGATCGATGGCGCGGCACGGGTATTGGACCCGGTTGTCGAGGGCATCCATCAGCCGCAGACACCGTTGTTTGGCGTATTTCTCAAGGATTACAAGATCAGCCCATGGTAAACAAGGATCATAATATCACGGAGTCGGTCGTTTGTCCGGTCGGACCCTTGCCTGCCTCCTTGCCGTTTGACTTCACGGAAATCGCGCCGCTTTTGCAGTTTTTGTCTTCGAATGCAGCTGCAAGCGAGGTTTTGGAATTCCAACGGGGAACGGTCACGTCCGCTCAGACTTTGGATTGTTGCAAGCAAGCACTCGGCCCTGCGGGAGCGAGCCTGATCACCGAAGCCCTCAAGGGCAACGACAAGATCAAGGCCATTCTCCTGGGCACGGGCAGCA comes from Bacteroidota bacterium and encodes:
- a CDS encoding S26 family signal peptidase — its product is MNKYHHLQQELQTNGQGKMKCYGQSMLPILKSGSLLTFQRQDSYAIGDIVFCKVKGRFIDAHKIIKQHPQRGFLIANNHGHENGWTKVVFGRAIRAEYQNETKEL
- a CDS encoding SDR family NAD(P)-dependent oxidoreductase gives rise to the protein MQVHKDLLEEILQGLADFPELAEEETRLKSLIAKINRKARKQNRAVTQENIRSEDAAKIAASVLFQRNDERQVGLPLLNASSEHASELTQSKNCYCCKSPFKQLHHFYHQLCPDCAAENFAKRSVKADLRGRIALVTGGRIKIGSEISLKLLRWGAKVIITTRFPANALAAFQAQEDASEWLDRLEIVGLDLRNLQDVEQLIIRLHRDLPYLDVLIHNAAQTVKRPIEFYAPLLAKETNSQLLEDKASLLPGLPSPHFPAGKTDLYGQQVDLRPVNSWLQPLDEVTLLEMLEVQLVNVTAPFRLNSALKPLMERSPFDRRFIVNVSAMEGVFNRNYKSPNHPHTNMAKAALNMMTRTAAEGYAQAGIYMTSVDTGWITDENPAPKRENLRNQGFVPPLDVIDGAARVLDPVVEGIHQPQTPLFGVFLKDYKISPW
- a CDS encoding tetratricopeptide repeat protein, whose product is MFKQVIISGSTASAFVLKGRHWEMLEADGGSSWRPCKSQQLLNVTSLTQDWKLLEDKKLNYGSVELLLQEATERHDVLHFFLMGLDSDFSHSTRTDALSYCAELLVKPFLLAHLEGILYSTAAPAKAEFESAIQISHVAGLVEICALLKDVWQKRQAITDLALGWSRFFHEQFVEEGTKDALRLELMRNGYFKTISRVLFHGGFSQLDTLVVMHSRLKNPVSRLSAPLVLQEFHGLLRESLGIKVADTANRKLEDDRDERFGEENDESVEDQIRDCLERYLIEGKGKPLTKKYFKGLEVKSRVEEAISKIEMALYAKDLVIAMQGLLHLIQYQINYSYRENILKSCTNLINIARKQGNIDFMESVLVAAQILDSEDAAFLTTKAEILKSQGKLNEALNAYDGVIQRFPDNVIARSGRAEVLKSLGKLEEALAAYNDVINQFPENLVAGNGRADILKSQGKLCEALAAYDMVILKFPEDVVALSGRAEIIKSLGKLDEALAIYEGLIRKFPQDVYAMTGLAEVLKSQGKLDEALTAYNKVIKQFPENAVAKSGRAELLKSQGKLEEALFAYDSVILQFPENAVAKAGRAEILKSQGKLDEALSTYEGLIRKFPQDLYALTGQAEILKSQGKLEEALAAYDAVIQQFPENVVPRTGRAELLKSQGKFEEALAAYDAVIQQFPENVVAMSGRAEIIKSQGKLEEALAAYEGVIRQFPENVVARTGRDSILLLQGKISATTIFAKLPAKPQGRQEWVSYHLGCMALIREGELDSAIDRLAFALEANPFKLDHPYFISAMATALICDHRFVEGLSWLDKQPDFGQSDIAQARNRILRAHAMFAQEKRQEGIILLSQISTMVLLS